A portion of the Solea senegalensis isolate Sse05_10M linkage group LG17, IFAPA_SoseM_1, whole genome shotgun sequence genome contains these proteins:
- the ccdc167 gene encoding coiled-coil domain-containing protein 167, with the protein MTKIKDKSKEKVSVATEIDRLEERRARCQDNLDRAEFRSRKEQLSDMERQELEEEMTIIKERVQKLDKELSTLRSENRKNMLLSVALLAVSALLYFVFFDSEENS; encoded by the exons atgactaaaatcaaagacaaaagcaaagaaaaagtcagCGTCGCCACTGAG ATTGACCGACTGGAGGAGCGACGGGCGCGTTGCCAGGACAACCTGGACAGGGCGGAGTTTAGGAGCAGGAAGGAGCAACTCTCTGATATGGAGAG GCAGGAACTGGAAGAAGAAATGACAATCATTAAGGAAAGGGTGCAAAAATTAG ACAAAGAGCTGTCGACTTTAAGAAGCGAGAATCGGAAGAACATGCTCCTCTCGGTTGCTCTACTCGCTGTCAGCGCTCTACTCTACTTTGTGTTTTTCGATAGTGAAGAAAACTCATGA
- the kif25 gene encoding kinesin-like protein KIF25: MFGGGHSFFCIFLLFLSLALFVLKMPLFINRDRIFAHQVHLLEHKLRSKEERILELETQNAILHLRLAECLEKLHLEHEEETEAQNLQLQQRNAQDLTRTALVKLLSEVQVLKQDLSEVFAVYVSFSTELEEQSKQLLEKVERASTFLNGHHGDNVQDLQARVAALERSLEEEKERCGAERQRRKEIHNTLVELRGNIRVHCRVRPVLPFDNIQSLTSGSRPASSEQVVYAISDDTVMVNCQKPGMSVQNRIFEFERVHGPEDSQDVVFEEVKPLLTSLLDGYNVCIMAYGQTGSGKTHTMMGSRLPEENSATQQEAQQGIIPKAAAELFRLISEKPEPSHTVEVSVIEVYNNELFDLLAKDEQGNVVGQRRDVITTSSGTSQVPSLTYEPVCNASEVMQIICTILKLRTRCPTLVHTESSRSHLIVTLTISSKSPNALALTRRLQSAKKDMLHSTMKDRWSPRCHRANPTAHYSLSTSPASSPCLSPLDSPCPSPRHSISQTPFRTRLQLVDLAGSECVGMCGATGGALWEVSCINRSLSALSDVLGALAEQRPHIPYRNSKLTHLLQDSIGGDAKLLVMLCVSPTQRYISESLQSLGLGTRARQVQKEPPRRKNNTLKVK; encoded by the exons ATGTTCGGCGGAGGCCACTCGTTCTTCTGcatctttttactttttctttctctcgctcttttTGTACTGAAAATGCCTCTTTTCATAAACCGGGACCGAATATTTGCTCATCAGGTCCATCTGCTGGAGCACAAGCTGAGG AGCAAAGAAGAGCGAATACTAGAACTGGAGACGCAGAATGCGATTCTTCATTTAAGGCTTGCAGAG TGTCTGGAGAAGCTGCATCTTGAACATGAAGAGGAGACCGAGGCCCAGAAccttcagctgcagcagagaaatgCACAGGACTTAACCCGAACAGCTCTCGTCAAACTCCTGTCTGAGGTCCAG GTTTTGAAACAGGACCTGAGTGAGGTATTTGCAGTGTATGTGAGTTTTTCCACCgagctggaggagcagagcaAACAGCTACTGGAGAAAGTAGAACGAGCCAGCACTTTCCTAAATGGTCACCATGGTGACAATGTCCAGG ACCTGCAGGCCCGTGTTGCAGCTCTGGAGCGCtctctggaggaggagaaggagcggTGCGGGGCCGAGAGGCAAAGGAGGAAAGAAATTCACAACACGCTGGTG GAGCTGAGAGGGAACATCAGAGTTCACTGCAGGGTGCGACCAGTTCTACCTTTCGACAATATACAGTCCTTGACCTCTGGGTCTAG GCCTGCATCATCAGAGCAAGTGGTCTATGCGATTAGTGAT GACACGGTGATGGTGAATTGCCAGAAGCCAGGGATGTCGGTGCAAAACAGgatttttgagtttgagag GGTGCATGGACCAGAGGATTCCCAGGATGTTGTGTTTGAGGAAGTCAAGCCCCTCCTTACATCCCTACTGGATGG CTATAATGTTTGCATCATGGCGTATGGACAGACAGGGAGTGGAAAGACTCACACCATGATGGGATCTCGTTTGCCAGAAGAAAACTCAGCAACACAGCAGGAGGCACAGCAGGGTATTATCCCCAAGGCTGCTGCTGAGCTGTTTCG gcTGATTTCAGAGAAGCCTGAACCCAGCCACACAGTGGAGGTGTCAGTAATAGAAGTGTATAACAATGAGTTGTTTGACCTGCTGGCTAAAGATGAGCAGGGAAACGTGGTCGGCCAGCGCAGGGACGTCATCACCACCTCCTCTGGTACCAGCCAGGTCCCGTCCCTGACATACGA GCCAGTGTGTAACGCCTCTGAGGTGATGCAGATCATCTGCACCATTCTGAAACTCAGGACTCGTTGTCCCACCCTGGTCCACACTGAATCCTCACGCTCTCACCTCATTGTTACGCTCACTATATCCTCCAAGAGTCCCAATGCACTAGCCCTAA CCCGCAGGTTACAGAGTGCCAAGAAGGACATGCTGCACTCCACCATGAAGGATAGGTGGAGTCCTCGTTGTCACCGTGCCAACCCCACTGCCCACTACTCACTCTCCACAAGCCCCGCCTCCTCTCCCTGCCTTTCACCGCTGGATTCCCCGTGTCCTTCCCCCCGGCACAGTATCTCACAGACTCCATTCAGGACGAGGCTGCAGCTGGTGGATCTGGCAGGGAGTGAGTGTGTTG gTATGTGTGGAGCCACAGGTGGTGCACTGTGGGAGGTGTCTTGTATAAACCGCAGCCTTTCGGCTCTGTCTGACGTCCTGGGAGCTCTGGCCGAGCAGAGGCCTCACATCCCGTACAGGAATAGTAAACTGACTCATCTACTTCAGGATTCTATAG GTGGTGATGCCAAGTTGTtggtgatgctgtgtgtgtctcccacGCAGCGCTACATCAGCGAGTCCCTGCAGTCTCTGGGACTGGGTACCCGGGCCCGTCAGGTCCAGAAGGAGCCACCTCGAAGGAAGAACAACACCCTCAAAGTTAAGTGA